The sequence GACTCATCGGACATCAGAAAATTTACCGCAGCGATATTGGGAGGCTTAAGCGATGCCCTGACTATCAAGGTAAGCGGGACAATCCAGGACCCTAAATATAAAATTGTCCCCGTAGCTGCGGATTTGATAAAAAACCTTAAGGATTTTATTTTAGGCAAGTAGAAATAATCGGCTTTGTCTTACGCAGGGCGCGGAAACGATGGCTCATCTTGTGTTTTACGGCAGGCCCCAGTTGCGCGAAAGTCTTTTGATATTTAGGGATGACGAATAAAGGGTCATAGCCGAATCCGAAATGGCCCTTTCCGGTAAAACCGATAAAGCCGCTACACTTACCTTCTGTAACTCCCACTAATCCGTCTTTATCCGCCAGGGCCACAGCACAACAGTAATGCGCCTTCCTTTTTTTAACGGGTAACCCTCCTAAAAGCTTAAGTAATTTTGAATTATTCTGCCGGTCGCTCTTGCCTTTCCCGGAAAAGCGCGAAGAGTAGACGCCGGGCTTACCGCCTAAAATATCCACGCAGAGCCCTGAATCTTCTCCTAAAGTCATCTTTCGGGTAAAGCGAGCAATCCTGACTGCCTTCTTTATAGCGTTCTCGCGAAAGGTCTTGCCGTTTTCAATGATGCGGGGCGGCTTGGGATAGTCTGCCAGAGAAGATATTTTCAGCCTCAAGGGCTTTAAGATCTCTCTAATCTCCTCTAATTTCTTTTTATTTTTGGTGGCTACTACTAA comes from Candidatus Omnitrophota bacterium and encodes:
- the rdgB gene encoding RdgB/HAM1 family non-canonical purine NTP pyrophosphatase; translation: MFKCSKLKKELVVATKNKKKLEEIREILKPLRLKISSLADYPKPPRIIENGKTFRENAIKKAVRIARFTRKMTLGEDSGLCVDILGGKPGVYSSRFSGKGKSDRQNNSKLLKLLGGLPVKKRKAHYCCAVALADKDGLVGVTEGKCSGFIGFTGKGHFGFGYDPLFVIPKYQKTFAQLGPAVKHKMSHRFRALRKTKPIISTCLK